In Nocardioides sp. zg-1228, a single window of DNA contains:
- a CDS encoding DEAD/DEAH box helicase, producing the protein MAQRQRQRGSRRTPAHARHKDNEGIVPVLARAVRELESAVQRGPLAPGQRVRFQVVALLVREHRTDVRASTELSEAQKADELKRLDGIATILAKTATRDPSLFGLLSEEAVVTDSARDLRLEMLRRAGVEVAPEEPKPDDEAGPGLGERRVVPRSVVQHQLANPFLVPDFGIGRERRSIHGRLSSWELLGPLFRSFELGGASSCMDLPEATSLSAPGKLELMPHQARLIAAAAEGHRTFLLADEPGLGKTAQALLAAQAADAFPLLVVCPNVVKTNWARETERWTPRRRATVIHGDGDEVDAFADVIIVNYEILDRHVGWLGSFGFRGMVVDEAHFIKNKTSQRSRHVLELSEQLRARTARPLLMALTGTPLINDIEDFRAIWQFLGWIDDTKPLARLMEALEETDLTPADPPFYPAARKAVIDMGIVRRRKVDVAEDIPARRIADIPVELDDEDTRSIRAAEDDLARRLVQRYRAALETRRTGSVVDGIDHELVRRVATWEREEMDSGTGGENVFSMFRRIGRAKAGLAADYAAQLARNVGKVVFFARHVDVMDIAEDTFTRRGLKHTSIRGDQTPRAREKAIDAFVNDPDVQVIVCSLAAAGVGVNLQVASNVVLSELSWTDAEQTQAIDRVHRIGQSDPVTAWRIIAAQTIDTRIAELIDSKAGLAARALDGSDEEVSSSANIQTEALVTLLTEALERELG; encoded by the coding sequence TTGGCCCAGCGCCAGCGCCAACGCGGCAGTCGCCGCACCCCTGCGCACGCCCGCCACAAGGACAACGAGGGCATCGTCCCGGTCCTGGCGCGCGCCGTGCGCGAGCTCGAGTCGGCGGTGCAGCGCGGCCCGCTCGCCCCCGGCCAGCGGGTGCGCTTCCAGGTCGTCGCGCTGCTGGTGCGCGAGCACCGCACCGACGTGCGGGCCTCCACCGAGCTGAGCGAGGCCCAGAAGGCCGACGAGCTCAAGCGCCTCGACGGCATCGCCACGATCCTGGCCAAGACCGCCACCCGCGACCCCTCGCTCTTCGGCCTGCTCTCGGAGGAGGCCGTGGTCACCGACAGCGCCCGCGACCTGCGCCTGGAGATGCTGCGCCGGGCCGGCGTCGAGGTGGCCCCCGAGGAGCCCAAGCCCGACGACGAGGCCGGCCCCGGTCTCGGCGAGCGCCGCGTGGTGCCCCGCTCGGTGGTCCAGCACCAGCTGGCCAACCCGTTCCTCGTGCCCGACTTCGGCATCGGCCGCGAGCGCCGCAGCATCCACGGCCGGCTGTCGTCGTGGGAGCTCCTCGGCCCGCTCTTCCGCTCCTTCGAGCTCGGTGGCGCCTCCTCGTGCATGGACCTGCCCGAGGCCACCTCGCTCAGCGCCCCCGGCAAGCTCGAGCTGATGCCGCACCAGGCGCGACTCATCGCCGCCGCGGCCGAGGGCCACCGCACCTTCCTCCTCGCCGACGAGCCCGGCCTCGGCAAGACCGCGCAGGCGCTGCTCGCCGCGCAGGCCGCCGACGCGTTCCCGCTGCTCGTGGTGTGCCCCAACGTCGTCAAGACCAACTGGGCCCGCGAGACCGAGCGCTGGACGCCCCGCCGCCGGGCCACCGTGATCCACGGCGACGGCGACGAGGTCGACGCGTTCGCCGACGTCATCATCGTCAACTACGAGATCCTCGACCGGCACGTCGGCTGGCTCGGCTCCTTCGGCTTCCGCGGGATGGTCGTCGACGAGGCCCACTTCATCAAGAACAAGACCTCGCAGCGCTCGCGCCACGTGCTCGAGCTCTCCGAGCAGCTCCGCGCGCGCACCGCCCGCCCGCTGCTCATGGCGCTGACCGGCACCCCGCTGATCAACGACATCGAGGACTTCCGCGCGATCTGGCAGTTCCTGGGCTGGATCGACGACACCAAGCCGCTGGCCCGGCTGATGGAGGCGCTCGAGGAGACCGACCTGACCCCGGCCGACCCGCCGTTCTACCCCGCGGCGCGCAAGGCCGTGATCGACATGGGCATCGTGCGTCGCCGCAAGGTCGACGTGGCCGAGGACATCCCGGCCCGCCGCATCGCCGACATCCCCGTCGAGCTCGACGACGAGGACACCCGCTCCATCCGGGCGGCCGAGGACGACCTCGCCCGTCGCCTCGTGCAGCGCTACAGGGCCGCGCTCGAGACACGTCGTACGGGCTCGGTCGTCGACGGCATCGACCACGAGCTCGTCCGCCGCGTCGCGACGTGGGAGCGCGAGGAGATGGACTCCGGCACCGGCGGCGAGAACGTCTTCTCGATGTTCCGCAGGATCGGGCGCGCCAAGGCCGGCCTGGCCGCCGACTACGCCGCGCAGCTGGCCCGCAACGTCGGCAAGGTCGTCTTCTTCGCCCGCCACGTCGACGTGATGGACATCGCCGAGGACACGTTCACCCGCCGCGGCCTCAAGCACACCTCGATCCGCGGTGACCAGACGCCCCGGGCCCGCGAGAAGGCGATCGACGCCTTCGTCAACGACCCCGACGTCCAGGTCATCGTCTGCTCGCTGGCCGCGGCCGGCGTCGGCGTCAACCTGCAGGTCGCCTCCAACGTCGTGCTCTCCGAGCTGTCGTGGACCGACGCCGAGCAGACCCAGGCGATCGACCGCGTGCACCGCATCGGCCAGAGCGACCCGGTCACCGCGTGGCGCATCATCGCCGCGCAGACCATCGACACCCGCATCGCCGAGCTGATCGACTCCAAGGCCGGCCTCGCCGCCCGGGCGCTCGACGGCTCCGACGAGGAGGTGTCGTCCTCGGCCAACATCCAGACCGAGGCGCTGGTGACGCTGCTGACCGAGGCGCTCGAGCGCGAGCTCGGCTGA
- a CDS encoding DUF5709 domain-containing protein has product MTEDRETYLDMSIDDEDQLQPEDTLDDTDLDDVLDRGYSPPDRAPKGYDDYPTEAERRQGESLDERLAEEEPDPDPYAQDDADDDSEDENALDEQLGLDEPDERTGRLVAPDQGLGEDRDKQEIAHDVGIDGAGASAEEAAMHVTREPEPAEPDDY; this is encoded by the coding sequence ATGACGGAGGACCGCGAGACCTACCTCGACATGTCCATCGACGACGAGGACCAGCTCCAGCCCGAGGACACGCTCGACGACACCGACCTCGACGACGTGCTCGACCGCGGCTACTCCCCGCCCGACCGCGCGCCGAAGGGCTACGACGACTACCCGACCGAGGCCGAGCGCCGCCAGGGCGAGTCCCTCGACGAGCGGCTGGCCGAGGAGGAGCCGGACCCCGACCCCTACGCCCAGGACGACGCCGACGACGACAGCGAGGACGAGAACGCGCTCGACGAGCAGCTCGGCCTCGACGAGCCCGACGAGCGCACCGGCCGCCTCGTCGCTCCCGACCAGGGTCTGGGCGAGGACCGCGACAAGCAGGAGATCGCCCACGACGTCGGCATCGACGGCGCCGGCGCGTCGGCCGAGGAGGCCGCGATGCACGTCACCCGCGAGCCCGAGCCCGCGGAGCCCGACGACTACTGA
- a CDS encoding S8 family serine peptidase → MARRFDVHLLPAPPDLRDGDPYDTADGGIVFRGLPLLAWPAGVPPDPRFEVLRTWPRYPRTRLRLLHALDAAKAHDAHVYRLSLGVTRSRDPESDPLAHATRFLRERNRLVVAAAGDWGPRPGTLDDLARAPGVIAVAGCTPDGLLLDCSSRGTVDGARPTLTADGTDPTGPARPGTDLAAARVAVLCVWIRSMLQCLAAEASAARAGERLTEMPAPSRLAHVDSDFSRDDVDALVALRQGRGISPAGSVIYAGATMRRIWWLGRVMDHAAAQQVPVAFDAGADWVARVLLATARPGPAPDPVGGGAGVVSRESVRALLADMTPSRFLRLFADDGRWDERRAAVAAALDHELGELWSLADLETCEQLYAAEHEDLFVEVGPPGATGHGHSRLRVGGPPTTYAQRAVHAHLDERGDPIHDPDARPTSASPGGG, encoded by the coding sequence ATGGCACGACGCTTCGACGTGCACCTCCTGCCCGCCCCTCCGGACCTGCGCGACGGCGACCCGTACGACACCGCCGACGGCGGGATCGTGTTCCGCGGGCTGCCCCTCCTGGCCTGGCCCGCCGGAGTGCCTCCCGACCCGAGGTTCGAGGTGCTGCGCACGTGGCCGCGCTACCCGCGCACCCGGCTGCGCCTCCTCCACGCGCTGGATGCCGCCAAGGCCCACGACGCGCACGTCTACCGCCTCAGCCTGGGGGTGACCCGCTCGCGGGATCCCGAGTCCGACCCGCTGGCGCACGCCACCCGGTTCCTGCGCGAGAGGAACCGGCTCGTGGTGGCGGCCGCGGGCGACTGGGGGCCGCGCCCGGGCACCCTCGACGACCTCGCCCGCGCCCCGGGCGTCATCGCGGTGGCCGGGTGCACGCCGGACGGGCTGCTGCTCGACTGCTCGAGCCGCGGCACCGTCGACGGGGCACGACCGACCCTGACCGCGGACGGGACCGACCCCACCGGCCCCGCGAGGCCGGGCACCGACCTGGCCGCCGCGCGCGTCGCGGTCCTCTGCGTCTGGATCCGCTCGATGCTCCAGTGCCTGGCCGCTGAGGCGAGCGCCGCCCGGGCAGGGGAGCGGCTCACCGAGATGCCGGCGCCCTCCCGGCTCGCCCACGTCGACAGCGACTTCTCCCGCGACGACGTCGACGCGCTCGTCGCGCTTCGCCAGGGCCGCGGGATCTCGCCTGCCGGCTCGGTGATCTACGCGGGAGCGACGATGCGCCGGATCTGGTGGCTGGGCCGGGTCATGGACCATGCCGCTGCGCAGCAGGTGCCCGTGGCGTTCGACGCCGGGGCCGACTGGGTGGCGCGCGTCCTCCTCGCCACCGCCCGCCCCGGCCCCGCGCCCGACCCCGTCGGCGGCGGCGCGGGTGTCGTGTCCCGCGAGTCGGTGCGGGCGCTCCTCGCCGACATGACCCCTTCGCGGTTCCTGCGGCTCTTCGCCGACGACGGCCGGTGGGACGAGCGACGAGCCGCCGTCGCCGCCGCGCTCGACCACGAGCTGGGCGAGTTGTGGTCGTTGGCGGACCTGGAGACGTGCGAGCAGCTCTACGCCGCCGAGCACGAGGACCTCTTCGTCGAGGTCGGCCCGCCGGGGGCGACGGGCCACGGTCACTCGAGGCTGCGCGTCGGTGGCCCACCCACGACGTACGCGCAGCGGGCCGTGCACGCGCACCTCGACGAGCGCGGTGACCCGATCCACGACCCTGACGCCCGGCCGACCAGCGCCTCGCCGGGCGGCGGCTGA
- a CDS encoding protein kinase — protein sequence MIAESVVDGRYAVGDVIGRGATAEVHRGHDLRSGRPVAIKVLRQDLARDPAARSRFRREARTVARLDHPAIVSVYAAGDSADEGLGGETAGGVPFLVLEYVAGRTLRELLATRDLGRDEAIHYQTGILAALDASHRAGVVHRDVKPANVMITPEGAVKLLDFGISSAGTDPAATQTHGRTFLGTPSYTSPEQVRGHPVDARSDLYAAGCVLHELLTGRPPFVGDDAVSVAYQHVHEAPAAVSTALAPLDAVLARALAKEPDDRFQDASTFRDALLSAA from the coding sequence ATGATCGCGGAGTCGGTCGTCGACGGCCGCTACGCGGTGGGTGACGTCATCGGGCGGGGCGCCACGGCCGAGGTCCACCGCGGCCACGACCTCCGCTCGGGGCGCCCCGTCGCCATCAAGGTGCTGCGCCAGGACCTCGCCCGCGACCCTGCGGCCCGGTCCCGGTTCCGGCGCGAGGCACGGACCGTGGCTCGCCTGGACCACCCCGCCATCGTGTCGGTCTACGCCGCTGGCGACAGCGCCGACGAGGGGCTCGGGGGCGAGACTGCCGGCGGGGTCCCGTTCCTCGTCCTGGAGTACGTGGCGGGGCGCACCCTGCGCGAGCTCCTGGCGACCCGCGACCTCGGGCGCGACGAGGCGATCCACTACCAGACCGGGATCCTCGCCGCGCTCGACGCCAGCCACCGGGCGGGCGTCGTCCATCGCGACGTCAAGCCGGCCAACGTGATGATCACGCCCGAGGGCGCCGTCAAGCTGCTGGACTTCGGCATCTCGAGCGCCGGGACCGACCCCGCCGCGACCCAGACCCACGGGCGGACGTTCCTCGGGACCCCGTCGTACACCTCCCCCGAGCAGGTGCGGGGTCACCCGGTGGATGCCCGCAGCGACCTCTACGCCGCCGGCTGCGTGCTCCACGAGCTGCTGACGGGGCGGCCGCCGTTCGTCGGGGACGACGCCGTCTCCGTGGCCTACCAGCACGTCCACGAGGCGCCCGCCGCCGTCAGCACCGCCCTCGCCCCGCTCGACGCGGTGCTGGCGAGGGCCCTGGCCAAGGAGCCGGACGACCGGTTCCAGGACGCGTCCACGTTCCGCGACGCGCTCCTGTCCGCGGCGTAG
- a CDS encoding ABC transporter permease has protein sequence MLEIARSELIQIFRNRLVLVTGLVIPVAVGGYFVRQHETFSELGSLGYVAGIVMFTVLAFGLYTTAVTTLAARRQNLFLKRLRSTAASDRSILAGLVLPITVISLIQVVAILVVLGAVVRSPAHVPLLVVAVLATTAMMLALALATAGLTNSPEHAQVTTLPVSLAVIAIASWVGITGTEELAYLKRLLPGGAATELVVDAWNGGVPLRDSLPLLAPTLAWVAASVALAERLFRWEPRR, from the coding sequence ATGCTCGAGATCGCTCGCAGCGAGCTCATCCAGATCTTTCGCAACCGGCTCGTCCTGGTCACCGGACTCGTCATCCCGGTCGCCGTCGGCGGCTACTTCGTCCGCCAGCACGAGACCTTCTCCGAGCTCGGCAGCCTCGGCTACGTCGCCGGGATCGTGATGTTCACCGTGCTCGCGTTCGGCCTCTACACCACCGCCGTGACCACCCTGGCCGCGCGCCGGCAGAACCTCTTCCTCAAGCGACTGCGCTCGACCGCGGCGAGCGACCGGAGCATCCTCGCCGGGCTGGTCCTGCCCATCACGGTCATCTCGCTCATCCAGGTCGTCGCCATCCTGGTCGTGCTGGGGGCGGTGGTCCGCAGCCCCGCGCACGTGCCGCTGCTGGTCGTCGCGGTGCTCGCGACGACGGCGATGATGCTCGCCCTCGCGCTGGCCACCGCCGGGCTCACGAACTCGCCCGAGCACGCCCAGGTCACCACCCTGCCGGTCAGCCTCGCGGTGATCGCGATCGCGAGCTGGGTGGGGATCACCGGCACGGAGGAGCTGGCCTACCTCAAGCGCCTCCTTCCCGGTGGCGCGGCGACCGAGCTGGTCGTCGACGCCTGGAACGGTGGGGTGCCCCTCCGCGACTCGCTCCCCCTGCTGGCGCCCACGCTCGCCTGGGTCGCCGCCTCCGTGGCGCTCGCCGAGCGATTGTTCCGGTGGGAGCCGCGCCGATGA
- a CDS encoding ABC transporter ATP-binding protein, giving the protein MSTSPVIDVADLHVTYGDFTAVKDLSFQVGQGELYALLGTNGAGKTSSLEVVEGHRPAASGAVRIFGQSPMDRRAVRPRMGIMLQESGFSADLTVRESVGLVGSLSGRLDDVDRLLDVSGLTRRADTRVAQLSGGEKRRLDFATTIYGGPDLVILDEPTTGLDIQSRDALWDAVERLREDGATIVLTTHYLEEAQERADRIGLMHEGTLRREGTVTELTESLPSVITFTLPPGAPEPPLVGALNGAFHVETFRLQEDLHRLLGWADDSGVELRELAAGPTRLDDVFRTLDAA; this is encoded by the coding sequence ATGTCCACCAGTCCCGTCATCGATGTCGCCGACCTCCACGTCACGTACGGCGACTTCACCGCCGTCAAGGACCTCTCGTTCCAGGTCGGACAAGGCGAGCTCTACGCCCTCCTGGGCACGAACGGGGCCGGCAAGACGTCCAGCCTCGAGGTCGTGGAGGGTCACCGGCCGGCCGCCTCCGGCGCGGTCCGGATCTTCGGGCAGAGCCCGATGGACAGGCGCGCGGTGCGGCCGCGGATGGGCATCATGCTGCAGGAGAGCGGCTTCTCCGCCGACCTGACGGTGCGGGAGTCGGTGGGCCTGGTCGGCTCGTTGAGCGGGCGGCTGGACGACGTCGACCGGTTGCTCGACGTCTCCGGTCTCACCCGCCGGGCCGACACCCGCGTGGCGCAGCTGTCGGGGGGCGAGAAGCGCCGCCTCGACTTCGCCACGACGATCTACGGCGGGCCCGACCTGGTCATCTTGGACGAGCCCACGACGGGTCTGGACATCCAGTCCCGCGACGCGCTCTGGGACGCCGTCGAGCGGCTGCGCGAGGACGGCGCCACGATCGTGCTCACCACCCACTACCTGGAGGAGGCGCAGGAGCGCGCGGACCGCATCGGGCTCATGCACGAGGGCACCCTGCGACGCGAGGGCACCGTCACCGAGCTCACCGAGTCCCTGCCCTCCGTCATCACCTTCACGCTCCCCCCCGGCGCGCCCGAGCCGCCCCTCGTCGGCGCGCTCAACGGCGCCTTCCATGTCGAGACCTTCCGCCTGCAGGAGGACCTCCACCGGCTGCTGGGCTGGGCGGACGACTCCGGGGTGGAGCTGCGGGAGCTGGCCGCCGGGCCGACGCGGCTCGACGACGTCTTCCGCACGCTCGATGCGGCCTGA
- a CDS encoding LuxR C-terminal-related transcriptional regulator, producing the protein MTTGATSREAASQPFLSPRTIDAHLRHIFRRLDIGSRRRQLREVGLS; encoded by the coding sequence ATGACCACCGGGGCGACCTCGCGGGAGGCGGCCTCGCAGCCGTTCCTCAGCCCGCGCACGATCGACGCCCACCTGCGCCACATCTTCCGCAGGCTGGACATCGGCTCTCGCCGCCGCCAGCTCAGGGAGGTGGGACTGTCCTGA
- a CDS encoding VOC family protein — translation MDMLRGPQIAEADLTDWRKLAQGLHARYLTDGFGAAVRFVTAIGEAGDAIGHHPRVSIGTGHVDLELVTGDAIYRDDEGTEHVVEWVTQQDIDLARRITDIAADHGLTADPASVSEVELGLDTSRSATVAPVWAALLTGDADSQGRGSPGDEVRDATGRVPNLWFDDSADEGASHQRLHVEVYVPLEVVEERIAAAVAAGGTVVDDTQSPGLTVLADPDGNTGVVCADVSAAGRG, via the coding sequence ATGGACATGCTGCGGGGGCCCCAGATCGCCGAGGCGGACCTGACCGACTGGCGCAAGCTCGCCCAAGGACTGCACGCGCGCTACCTGACCGACGGCTTCGGCGCCGCGGTCCGGTTCGTGACCGCGATCGGTGAGGCGGGCGACGCGATCGGCCACCACCCGAGGGTGAGCATCGGCACCGGGCACGTCGACCTCGAGCTGGTCACGGGCGACGCGATCTACCGCGACGACGAGGGCACCGAGCACGTCGTCGAGTGGGTGACCCAGCAGGACATCGACCTCGCCCGCCGGATCACCGACATCGCCGCCGACCACGGGCTGACTGCCGACCCGGCGTCCGTCAGCGAGGTCGAGCTCGGCCTCGACACCTCGCGCTCGGCGACGGTCGCGCCTGTGTGGGCCGCGCTCCTCACGGGAGATGCCGACTCACAGGGCAGGGGCTCGCCCGGCGACGAGGTCCGCGACGCCACCGGACGCGTGCCCAACCTGTGGTTCGACGACAGCGCCGACGAGGGCGCGTCCCACCAGCGGCTCCACGTCGAGGTGTACGTGCCGCTCGAGGTGGTCGAGGAGCGGATCGCCGCCGCCGTCGCCGCGGGCGGGACGGTCGTCGACGACACCCAGTCGCCCGGGCTCACCGTCCTCGCCGACCCCGACGGCAACACCGGCGTCGTCTGCGCCGACGTGTCCGCGGCCGGCAGGGGCTGA
- a CDS encoding HNH endonuclease signature motif containing protein, protein MAHPILAAAGIIDETLKSVADANPTFMSTSDKAAALGELIRLETRLAELRLRVLAGAGDVAAGAAARDAAGWLAWATLSRPEDARADLRLASAVDRRWPVVGAALREGSANLAQARVIVRALDNLPDTVPGDVLAAAEGALVGHAATLDPQRLAKVGRHILATVAPEVVDDAEARRLAELEAEAHRKTRTTVRRLGDGTTRITSLVPDAVAHRFVTYLTAYTNPRRDDGTTAPAAGDAVGRLPHPRKLGEAFCRLLEAVDPRRLPVHGGDATTLVVTIGLDSLRADLATAGLIAPAVPGDADGPAGSGDMITAVEARRLACSARILPAVLGGPSEVLDLGRTRRLFSPAQQRALLIRDRTCRGEGCDIPGTWAEAHHWNPWLSGGRTDLDDGVLLCSHHHHRAHDPAYNAARLPNGDVRFTRRT, encoded by the coding sequence GTGGCCCACCCGATCCTCGCTGCCGCGGGCATCATCGACGAGACGCTCAAGAGCGTCGCGGACGCCAACCCGACGTTCATGTCGACGTCCGACAAGGCCGCCGCGTTGGGCGAGCTGATCCGGCTCGAGACCCGGCTGGCGGAGCTGAGGTTGCGGGTGCTGGCTGGCGCCGGTGACGTGGCCGCGGGTGCGGCCGCCCGCGACGCCGCCGGCTGGCTCGCGTGGGCCACGCTGTCGCGTCCCGAGGACGCCCGCGCCGACCTGCGCCTCGCGTCGGCGGTCGACCGGCGCTGGCCGGTGGTCGGTGCCGCGCTGCGGGAGGGGTCGGCCAACCTCGCCCAGGCCCGCGTCATCGTGCGGGCGCTGGACAACCTGCCCGACACCGTCCCCGGCGACGTCCTCGCCGCTGCCGAGGGCGCCCTGGTCGGCCACGCCGCGACCCTGGACCCGCAGCGGCTCGCGAAGGTCGGCCGACACATCCTCGCCACCGTCGCCCCCGAGGTCGTCGACGACGCCGAGGCCCGGCGGCTGGCCGAGCTCGAGGCCGAGGCGCACCGCAAGACCCGCACCACCGTGCGCCGGCTCGGTGACGGCACCACCCGGATCACCTCGCTCGTCCCCGACGCCGTCGCGCACCGGTTCGTCACCTACCTCACGGCGTACACCAACCCCCGCCGCGACGACGGCACGACCGCCCCTGCCGCGGGAGACGCGGTCGGACGGCTCCCGCACCCGCGCAAGCTCGGCGAGGCGTTCTGCCGGCTCCTCGAGGCCGTCGACCCGCGCCGCCTCCCGGTCCACGGCGGCGACGCCACCACCCTCGTCGTCACGATCGGTCTCGACTCACTGCGTGCCGACCTCGCCACCGCCGGGCTCATCGCCCCGGCCGTGCCCGGCGACGCCGACGGGCCGGCGGGGTCCGGGGACATGATCACCGCCGTCGAGGCCCGCCGACTCGCGTGCAGCGCGAGGATCCTGCCCGCCGTCCTCGGCGGCCCCTCGGAGGTCCTCGACCTCGGCCGCACCCGCCGCCTGTTCAGCCCCGCCCAGCAGCGCGCCCTGCTCATCCGGGACCGCACCTGCCGCGGCGAGGGCTGCGACATCCCCGGCACCTGGGCAGAGGCCCACCACTGGAACCCCTGGCTCTCCGGCGGCCGCACCGACCTCGACGACGGCGTCCTGCTCTGCAGCCACCATCACCACCGCGCCCACGATCCGGCGTACAACGCTGCGCGCCTCCCCAACGGCGACGTCCGCTTCACCAGGAGGACGTGA
- a CDS encoding cold shock and DUF1294 domain-containing protein, translating to MTSDAVVGRQQGVLADWNDDRGFGFITPAVGGPRVFVHVSAFPRGRRPVTGCEVTYAELRDERNRARASEVRYVGAVWAGRPGVTGMPLALASATLFFTLLVGLLVLDELPVTLLAAYGLCSGVAFLMYGADKSAAEQGRWRTSESTLHTIALLGGWPGALVARRVFRHKTTKQPFRTIFWFTVIANCVALAWFVYDAPVTLP from the coding sequence GTGACTTCTGACGCCGTCGTCGGGCGGCAGCAGGGGGTCCTGGCGGATTGGAACGACGACCGGGGCTTCGGCTTCATCACGCCCGCTGTTGGAGGCCCGCGTGTGTTCGTGCACGTAAGTGCGTTCCCTCGTGGTCGGCGGCCCGTCACCGGGTGCGAGGTCACCTACGCCGAGCTTCGAGACGAGCGCAACCGGGCGCGTGCATCGGAGGTGCGATACGTCGGCGCCGTCTGGGCCGGCCGTCCAGGCGTCACCGGGATGCCCTTGGCGCTCGCCTCAGCGACGCTGTTCTTCACCCTCCTGGTGGGCCTTCTCGTGCTGGACGAGCTGCCAGTCACGCTGTTGGCTGCTTACGGCCTGTGCAGCGGAGTGGCGTTCCTGATGTACGGCGCCGACAAGTCCGCAGCGGAACAGGGTAGGTGGCGCACGTCGGAGTCCACCCTCCACACGATCGCCCTCCTGGGTGGCTGGCCGGGTGCGCTGGTCGCGCGACGGGTCTTCCGACACAAGACGACCAAGCAACCGTTCCGCACGATCTTCTGGTTCACGGTCATCGCCAACTGCGTGGCACTTGCCTGGTTCGTGTACGACGCGCCTGTGACGCTGCCCTGA
- a CDS encoding type II toxin-antitoxin system PemK/MazF family toxin, whose translation MRRGELWWAEIDGKRPVVVLSDEARSEVHVMQIVAPATSAEKRGFLIMSGDQAVDADNRRRMVAEAGQVQAIGIEVWFGSSEGLAEEGVVRVALPQNATVFCTWGTRLGEELLVERIGACSPEKLRELDAAIQLAGP comes from the coding sequence GTGCGTCGTGGCGAGCTGTGGTGGGCAGAGATCGACGGGAAGCGACCGGTGGTTGTGCTGTCGGACGAGGCGCGCTCTGAGGTCCACGTCATGCAGATCGTCGCACCGGCCACGTCGGCCGAGAAACGCGGCTTCCTGATCATGTCCGGCGACCAGGCGGTCGACGCCGACAACCGGCGCCGCATGGTCGCCGAAGCCGGTCAGGTTCAAGCCATCGGGATCGAGGTCTGGTTCGGCAGCTCGGAGGGGCTGGCCGAGGAAGGTGTCGTGCGAGTCGCGCTCCCGCAGAACGCGACGGTCTTCTGCACCTGGGGTACGCGCCTCGGCGAGGAACTTCTTGTCGAGCGGATCGGCGCCTGTTCGCCGGAGAAGCTCCGTGAGCTCGACGCCGCCATCCAGTTGGCCGGCCCCTGA
- a CDS encoding DinB family protein gives MTAYVEAELDRRHPVRALMRSTDPTDLREAERGLRDSWASTVARLRGMPEGSEHQRVGGEWSAVETLRHLVFVHDSWFRRCCLGSPRRFTAIGLAPAFVPDQEEQGLDRAAAPGLDEVLTVREEQAAELERWLASVTTDELSAPAPVPAGPGWPPYAAGKTVLECLRVVLNEEWAHHGFCERDLDLLGGDRRTR, from the coding sequence GTGACGGCGTACGTCGAGGCCGAGCTGGACCGGCGGCACCCGGTGCGAGCGCTGATGCGATCAACCGACCCCACAGACCTACGCGAGGCCGAGCGAGGCCTGCGGGACAGCTGGGCATCCACGGTCGCGCGACTGCGCGGCATGCCCGAGGGGTCAGAGCACCAGCGCGTCGGCGGCGAATGGTCGGCGGTAGAGACCCTGCGCCACCTGGTGTTCGTGCACGACTCGTGGTTCCGTCGCTGCTGCCTTGGGTCACCTCGACGGTTCACGGCAATCGGGTTGGCACCGGCCTTCGTGCCTGACCAGGAGGAGCAAGGCCTGGACCGAGCGGCTGCGCCTGGCCTCGACGAGGTGCTGACGGTGCGCGAGGAGCAGGCCGCCGAGCTCGAGCGTTGGTTGGCGAGCGTGACGACCGATGAGCTGTCGGCGCCCGCGCCCGTGCCTGCTGGGCCGGGCTGGCCGCCGTACGCCGCGGGGAAGACGGTGCTCGAGTGTCTGCGGGTGGTCTTGAACGAAGAGTGGGCGCATCACGGGTTCTGCGAGCGCGACCTCGACCTGCTGGGGGGTGATCGTCGGACGCGATGA